In Chlamydiota bacterium, one genomic interval encodes:
- a CDS encoding NupC/NupG family nucleoside CNT transporter, producing the protein MEKLISLTGMLVILGIAYLMSNNRSKISLRVVVWGTLLQLFFAVLVLPNSPFNTGVKAALGWQMGPGEWFFSVMNDAIVKLLSFTIDGARFVFGNLVNNNVPLGMGEPGNAPPGPLPGAVASIGAYFAFSVLPTIIFFSALMTVLYHLGVMQKVVAFVAWIMKRCLRTSGAETLSASANIFLGQTEAPLVVKPFVEEMTHSELMCIMVGGFATVAGGVMAAYVGMLKDYFPDIAGHLMSASIMSAPAAMVMAKIIYPETKEPKTKGGAKLSVPETNANIIDAAANGAATGLQLALNVGAMLIAFIALISLANFGVEKVGSLVNLVLGTSLKIDLQTIFGIVNAPLCWIMGVPWVDCVTIGTLLGERLAINEFVAYLHLADLAAKGIHLQYRSYVIVTYALCGFANFSSIAIQIGGIGALAPARRHDLARLGLKAMFGGLLASYMTGTVAGLFV; encoded by the coding sequence ATGGAGAAACTGATCAGTCTGACGGGGATGTTAGTCATCCTCGGCATCGCCTACCTGATGTCGAACAACCGCAGCAAGATCAGCCTCCGGGTGGTCGTCTGGGGGACGCTGCTCCAGCTCTTCTTCGCCGTCCTCGTCCTCCCGAACAGCCCGTTCAACACGGGCGTGAAGGCCGCGCTCGGCTGGCAGATGGGCCCCGGCGAGTGGTTCTTCAGCGTGATGAACGACGCCATCGTCAAGCTGCTGAGCTTCACCATCGACGGCGCGCGGTTCGTCTTCGGGAACCTCGTGAACAACAACGTCCCGCTCGGCATGGGCGAGCCCGGCAACGCCCCCCCGGGGCCGCTCCCCGGCGCCGTCGCCAGCATCGGCGCCTACTTCGCCTTCTCGGTCCTCCCGACGATCATCTTCTTCTCCGCGCTGATGACGGTCCTCTACCACCTCGGCGTGATGCAGAAGGTCGTGGCCTTCGTCGCGTGGATAATGAAGCGCTGTTTGCGGACGAGCGGCGCCGAGACCCTCTCGGCCTCCGCCAACATCTTCCTCGGCCAGACGGAGGCGCCGCTCGTGGTCAAGCCGTTCGTCGAGGAGATGACGCACTCCGAGCTGATGTGCATCATGGTCGGCGGCTTCGCGACCGTGGCGGGCGGCGTGATGGCGGCCTACGTCGGGATGCTCAAGGACTACTTCCCGGACATCGCCGGGCACCTGATGAGCGCGAGCATCATGTCGGCGCCCGCGGCGATGGTGATGGCCAAGATCATCTACCCGGAGACCAAGGAGCCCAAGACCAAGGGGGGCGCGAAGCTCTCCGTCCCCGAGACGAACGCCAATATCATCGACGCCGCGGCGAACGGCGCGGCGACCGGCCTCCAGCTCGCGCTCAACGTCGGCGCGATGCTCATCGCCTTCATCGCCCTCATCAGTCTGGCCAACTTCGGCGTCGAGAAGGTCGGCTCCCTCGTCAACCTCGTCCTGGGGACCTCGCTGAAGATCGACCTCCAGACGATCTTCGGCATCGTCAACGCCCCGCTCTGCTGGATCATGGGGGTCCCCTGGGTGGACTGCGTGACCATCGGGACGCTGCTCGGGGAGCGGCTCGCGATCAACGAGTTCGTGGCGTACCTCCACCTCGCCGACCTCGCGGCGAAGGGGATCCACCTCCAGTACCGGAGCTACGTCATCGTGACGTACGCCCTCTGCGGCTTCGCGAACTTCAGTTCCATCGCCATCCAGATCGGCGGCATCGGCGCGCTTGCGCCCGCGCGCAGGCACGACCTCGCGCGGCTCGGGCTGAAGGCGATGTTCGGCGGGCTGCTGGCGTCCTATATGACCGGCACCGTGGCGGGCCTCTTCGTCTGA
- a CDS encoding DUF4931 domain-containing protein: MPELRRNLATGEWVVLAAERAKRPEEFSRGKGPGGPAPPARLSTCPFCPGNEAMTPPTLAQAGEGAAWRVRVVQNAYGAFSASENLAARGGEYTRAMGAAGYHEVVIQTPLHNLPEPLFEPAQMREVVLLYRERHRAMERDPRVELIIPFKNHGPRAGTSLAHPHAQIAGVPIVPTHLVHRIEEPLGYWRARRACVFCRMLEEERGSGERIVAENESFSAFVPFAAATPFETWILPREHQPSFGGIDDAGARDFADLLRLVIRRLWAGLDNPDYNYVIRSSPRECREAPFLHWYAKVIPRVTQAAGFEIGTGMFINTAAPEECAAFLRGVGG, translated from the coding sequence ATGCCTGAATTGCGGCGCAACCTCGCCACTGGCGAGTGGGTCGTGCTCGCCGCGGAGCGCGCGAAGAGGCCGGAGGAGTTCTCGCGGGGGAAAGGCCCCGGGGGACCCGCGCCGCCCGCGCGCCTGTCGACCTGCCCGTTCTGCCCGGGGAACGAGGCGATGACGCCCCCGACGCTGGCGCAGGCGGGAGAGGGCGCGGCGTGGAGGGTCCGCGTGGTTCAAAACGCCTACGGCGCCTTCTCCGCCTCGGAGAACCTCGCAGCGCGCGGCGGAGAGTACACGCGCGCGATGGGGGCCGCCGGGTACCACGAGGTCGTGATCCAGACCCCCCTGCACAACCTGCCCGAGCCGCTGTTCGAGCCCGCGCAGATGCGCGAGGTCGTGCTCCTCTACCGCGAGCGCCATCGGGCGATGGAGCGGGATCCGCGGGTGGAGCTCATCATCCCGTTCAAGAACCACGGCCCGCGCGCCGGCACCTCGCTCGCGCACCCGCACGCCCAGATCGCGGGCGTCCCGATCGTCCCGACGCACCTCGTCCACCGCATCGAGGAACCGCTCGGCTACTGGCGCGCGCGCCGCGCCTGCGTCTTCTGCCGGATGCTGGAGGAGGAGCGCGGGTCGGGCGAGCGGATCGTCGCGGAGAACGAATCCTTTTCCGCGTTCGTGCCGTTCGCCGCCGCGACGCCGTTCGAGACCTGGATACTCCCGCGGGAGCACCAACCCTCGTTCGGCGGCATCGACGACGCCGGGGCCCGCGACTTCGCGGACCTGCTCCGCCTCGTGATCCGGCGCCTGTGGGCGGGGCTCGACAATCCCGACTACAACTACGTCATCCGTTCCTCGCCCCGGGAGTGCCGCGAGGCGCCGTTCCTCCACTGGTACGCCAAGGTGATCCCGCGGGTCACGCAGGCGGCGGGCTTCGAGATCGGAACGGGGATGTTCATCAACACCGCAGCGCCCGAGGAGTGCGCCGCGTTCCTGCGGGGGGTCGGCGGGTGA
- a CDS encoding TonB C-terminal domain-containing protein has product MRRDPAHSRSIQNLVLSVSAHLLCLVLVVTIPNCTLRRRRKVEHKIYTFALIDPATVTMKKTAGVPAAPPPKAAPPRPKKEAVKVKKEEPRKKEAPKKKPEKKQPAKKPEKKPAKKPAFSKKTVAEKIKEQLKKIEEESKSRWVEPDKAQELLAQASRGKVAEQGIAGLLNTGDFLNVSYNDAVASLIYQAWQPPSKTPADKENVTTVIRFAIARDGAVSNARVEKRSGIGVLDASALQAIKDSSPLPPLPDDFTGESLEVVMTFVPVPEE; this is encoded by the coding sequence ATGCGCCGGGATCCCGCGCATTCCAGGAGCATCCAAAACCTCGTCCTCTCGGTCTCCGCCCATCTCCTCTGCCTCGTCCTCGTCGTCACGATCCCGAACTGCACCCTGCGGCGGCGCAGGAAGGTCGAGCACAAGATCTACACCTTCGCCCTCATCGACCCCGCAACCGTCACGATGAAGAAGACGGCGGGCGTCCCCGCCGCGCCCCCCCCGAAAGCCGCCCCGCCCCGGCCGAAGAAGGAGGCGGTCAAGGTAAAGAAGGAGGAGCCACGGAAGAAGGAAGCGCCGAAGAAGAAGCCCGAGAAGAAGCAGCCGGCGAAGAAGCCGGAGAAGAAACCGGCGAAGAAACCGGCGTTCTCGAAGAAGACGGTCGCCGAGAAGATCAAGGAGCAGCTGAAGAAGATCGAGGAGGAGTCGAAGAGCCGGTGGGTCGAGCCCGACAAGGCGCAGGAGCTTTTGGCGCAGGCCTCCCGGGGCAAGGTCGCCGAGCAGGGGATCGCCGGGCTCCTCAACACGGGCGACTTCCTCAACGTCTCCTACAACGACGCCGTCGCCTCGCTCATCTACCAGGCGTGGCAGCCCCCGAGCAAGACCCCCGCCGACAAGGAGAACGTCACGACGGTGATACGATTCGCGATCGCGCGGGACGGCGCCGTGTCGAACGCGCGGGTGGAGAAGCGGTCGGGGATCGGGGTGCTGGACGCCTCGGCGCTGCAGGCGATCAAGGACTCCTCCCCGCTCCCGCCCCTGCCCGACGACTTCACCGGAGAGTCGCTGGAGGTGGTGATGACCTTCGTCCCCGTGCCCGAGGAGTGA
- a CDS encoding DUF962 domain-containing protein, whose protein sequence is MASIYARWAVRHTNRRNLLLHLAGIPLTVAAIPALLCRWWLSAAGLFVAGYALQFLGHAIEGNKAGEQLLVEKLLRRR, encoded by the coding sequence ATGGCGTCCATCTACGCGCGCTGGGCCGTGCGGCACACGAATCGGCGCAACCTCCTCCTGCATCTCGCCGGCATACCGCTCACCGTCGCGGCGATCCCGGCGCTCCTCTGCCGCTGGTGGCTCTCCGCCGCGGGGCTCTTCGTCGCGGGCTACGCGCTCCAGTTCCTCGGCCACGCGATCGAAGGGAACAAGGCGGGCGAGCAACTGCTCGTCGAGAAACTGCTCCGCCGGCGGTGA
- a CDS encoding APC family permease, translating into MKEKRRHPRPCLYAGTPSPPVRAPLLDTPRPRLLECPYIRTPKGTAHLEPGQSLLKRFRRILVGAAYSPRDRAIFHRVSLVAFFAWVGLGADGLSSSCYGPQEAFLALGGRPYLAVFVALASAATVLVISASYSQIIELFPTGGGGYFVASRLLSPAAGMVAGCALLVDYVLTITLSVACGADAVFSFLPPSWYPARILFATAGVVVLTLLNLRGAKEAILPLVPVFLVFIATHALAILWAVAANVAALPAFAQRTGAEVGGAIGEFGLAGMLLLMLRAYSMGAGTYTGIEAVSNGLPILREPKVQTGKRTMRYMAVSLAFMVLGLMTAYLLCGVGEQPGKTLNAILFEQITAGWGRAGYAFVLLTLVAEAAILFVAAQTGFLDGPRVLASMALDRWVPMRFAMLSDRFVTQNGILLMGGAGLLLMLLTRGSVRFLVVLYSINVFITFVLSQLGMVRHWWRARSERGRMRKLLVNGTGLLLCLAILVSVTVVKFNEGGWITILVTGTLVIAVCFIKRHYRSTARLLRSLDSLVAAAECESVEVVPGRAPVSRPTDPQARTAVLLVNGFSGMGLHTLFNVFRLFGDSFRNFIFVQVGMVDTGIFKGPEDIQRLQAKVREDLDRYVAYVKARGYWADGFPCLGTDVVDEVTRAATMIHARYPQSVFFGGRLVFPQDSFVSRWLHNHVIFSVQKNFHHLGIPFFVVPIRV; encoded by the coding sequence ATGAAGGAGAAGCGCCGTCATCCCCGCCCCTGCCTTTATGCGGGAACGCCGTCGCCCCCCGTCCGCGCCCCCCTTCTTGACACCCCTCGCCCGCGACTGCTAGAATGTCCCTACATTCGCACCCCGAAAGGCACCGCGCATTTGGAACCCGGCCAATCCCTGCTCAAGCGGTTCAGGCGCATCCTCGTGGGCGCGGCCTACAGCCCCCGCGACCGGGCCATCTTCCACCGGGTCTCCCTCGTCGCCTTCTTCGCCTGGGTGGGTCTCGGGGCCGACGGCCTCTCCTCCTCCTGCTACGGGCCGCAGGAGGCGTTCCTCGCGCTCGGCGGCCGCCCGTACCTCGCCGTCTTCGTCGCCCTCGCCTCCGCCGCGACCGTCCTCGTCATCAGCGCCTCCTACTCCCAGATCATCGAGCTCTTCCCGACGGGGGGCGGCGGCTACTTCGTCGCGAGCCGGCTCCTTTCGCCGGCGGCCGGGATGGTCGCCGGATGCGCGCTCCTCGTGGACTACGTCCTCACCATCACCCTCTCCGTCGCGTGCGGCGCCGACGCCGTCTTCAGCTTCCTCCCCCCCTCCTGGTACCCCGCGCGGATCCTCTTCGCCACAGCCGGCGTCGTCGTCCTGACGCTCCTCAACCTGCGCGGAGCGAAGGAGGCGATCCTGCCCCTCGTCCCCGTCTTCCTCGTCTTCATCGCCACGCACGCCCTCGCCATCCTCTGGGCCGTCGCGGCGAACGTCGCCGCGCTTCCCGCGTTCGCACAGCGGACCGGGGCGGAGGTCGGCGGCGCCATCGGCGAGTTCGGCCTCGCGGGGATGCTCCTCCTGATGCTCCGCGCCTACAGCATGGGCGCGGGGACCTACACCGGCATCGAGGCCGTCTCGAACGGCCTCCCCATCCTGCGCGAGCCGAAGGTCCAGACCGGGAAGCGCACGATGCGCTACATGGCCGTCTCGCTCGCCTTCATGGTCCTCGGTTTGATGACCGCCTACCTGCTCTGCGGGGTCGGCGAGCAGCCGGGCAAGACGCTGAACGCGATCCTCTTCGAGCAGATCACCGCCGGCTGGGGGCGGGCGGGCTACGCCTTCGTCCTCCTGACGCTCGTCGCCGAGGCGGCCATCCTCTTCGTGGCGGCCCAGACCGGCTTCCTCGACGGGCCGCGCGTCCTCGCCAGTATGGCGCTCGACCGCTGGGTGCCGATGCGCTTCGCGATGCTCAGCGACCGGTTCGTGACGCAGAACGGCATCTTGCTGATGGGGGGCGCGGGGCTCCTCCTGATGCTGCTCACCCGCGGCTCCGTGCGGTTCCTCGTCGTCCTGTACAGCATCAACGTCTTCATCACCTTCGTCCTCTCGCAGCTCGGCATGGTGAGGCACTGGTGGCGTGCGCGAAGCGAGCGGGGCCGGATGCGCAAGCTCCTCGTCAACGGCACCGGGCTCCTGCTCTGCCTCGCCATCCTCGTCTCGGTCACCGTGGTCAAGTTCAACGAGGGCGGCTGGATCACGATCCTCGTCACCGGGACGCTGGTCATCGCGGTCTGTTTCATCAAGCGGCACTACCGGAGCACGGCGCGCCTGCTCCGCAGCCTCGACTCCCTCGTCGCGGCGGCGGAGTGCGAGAGCGTCGAGGTCGTCCCGGGGCGGGCCCCCGTCAGCCGCCCGACGGACCCGCAGGCGAGGACGGCGGTGCTCCTCGTCAACGGATTCAGCGGGATGGGCCTCCACACCCTGTTCAACGTGTTCCGGCTGTTCGGCGACTCGTTCAGGAACTTCATCTTCGTGCAGGTCGGGATGGTGGACACGGGGATCTTCAAGGGGCCGGAGGACATCCAGCGCCTTCAGGCGAAGGTGCGCGAGGACCTCGATCGCTACGTCGCCTATGTCAAGGCCCGCGGCTACTGGGCCGACGGCTTCCCGTGCCTCGGCACCGACGTCGTGGACGAGGTCACGCGCGCCGCGACGATGATCCATGCGCGGTACCCGCAGTCCGTCTTCTTCGGCGGCCGGCTCGTCTTCCCGCAGGACTCGTTCGTGTCGCGGTGGCTCCACAACCACGTCATCTTCTCCGTGCAGAAGAACTTCCACCACCTCGGGATCCCGTTCTTCGTGGTCCCCATACGGGTCTGA
- a CDS encoding biopolymer transporter ExbD, whose product MKKRRSSQTRLAPLADINLTSMIDVIFFMLILFLLVSPIVEYGINVNLPETSAKKIAEPESLTVNVKNVEGSSRVYLDNERVTMEELETRLKAIASRAPETTLILRADKDLSYNSVMEVIDRITDAGIARMGMATVAKPER is encoded by the coding sequence ATGAAAAAAAGACGCTCCTCGCAGACGCGTCTCGCGCCCCTCGCCGACATCAACCTCACCTCGATGATCGACGTCATCTTCTTCATGCTCATCCTCTTCCTGCTCGTCTCGCCCATCGTCGAATACGGGATCAACGTCAACCTCCCCGAGACGAGCGCCAAGAAGATCGCGGAGCCCGAGAGCCTCACGGTGAACGTGAAGAACGTGGAGGGCTCGTCGCGCGTCTACCTCGACAACGAGCGTGTGACGATGGAGGAGCTCGAGACGCGCCTGAAGGCGATCGCCTCCCGCGCCCCCGAAACCACCCTCATCCTGCGCGCCGACAAGGACCTCTCCTACAATTCGGTGATGGAGGTGATCGACCGGATCACCGACGCGGGGATCGCGCGGATGGGGATGGCCACCGTGGCGAAGCCGGAGAGATGA
- a CDS encoding M20/M25/M40 family metallo-hydrolase yields the protein MTPLESYLASQRQRFLGELKSLCRIPSTEHDPRALREAAAAVAGFLDAAGARARVIPVSGAPPIVYAEAGEGPRTLLVYNHYDVQPADPLELWRSPPFDPQVRGGRLYCRGASDNKGNLMARVHAVRACLALAGRLPLKVKFIVEGEEETGSAHLRGFIRAHARMLRADGCLWELSWKDPGGRPILSCGVKGLCYVELRVRGARHDLHSSYASIVPNPAWRLVWALASLLDPSYRITLDGWTDEARPPGESVLRALRKVPFDAAGFLKTHGLTRFIRAFSGEEIPREFLAAPTCTICGLNAGYTGEGSKTVLPAGASAKLDFRLVPGMTPEKLLRALRRHLDRRGFGDIEILRLGGFLPAATDCGDPVVTAGRDACREASGREPILYPVAPWSGPVHDVCAALRIPAVSFGVGNADSCDHAPNENILIDDYFEGIRCMESFMRRYAETGARRGAAVIGRRRRVSCPGRSAAGGRSARG from the coding sequence ATGACGCCGCTCGAGTCCTATCTTGCTTCACAGCGGCAACGGTTCCTCGGCGAACTGAAGTCGCTCTGCCGCATCCCCTCCACCGAACACGACCCCCGCGCGCTCAGGGAGGCGGCCGCCGCGGTCGCCGGCTTCCTCGACGCGGCGGGGGCGCGGGCGCGCGTCATCCCGGTCAGCGGCGCCCCGCCGATCGTCTACGCGGAGGCGGGGGAGGGCCCCAGGACCCTCCTCGTCTACAACCACTACGACGTGCAGCCGGCCGATCCGCTCGAACTGTGGCGGAGCCCCCCGTTCGACCCGCAGGTCCGCGGCGGGCGCCTCTACTGCCGCGGCGCGAGCGACAACAAGGGGAATCTGATGGCGCGCGTCCACGCCGTGCGCGCCTGCCTGGCGCTCGCGGGCCGGCTCCCCCTCAAGGTGAAGTTCATCGTCGAGGGGGAGGAGGAGACCGGCTCGGCGCACCTCCGCGGATTCATCCGGGCGCACGCGCGGATGCTCCGCGCCGACGGCTGCCTCTGGGAACTCTCCTGGAAGGATCCGGGCGGGCGCCCGATTCTGAGCTGTGGCGTCAAGGGGCTCTGCTACGTCGAGCTGCGGGTTCGCGGCGCGCGCCACGACCTGCACTCCTCCTACGCGAGCATCGTGCCCAACCCCGCCTGGCGGCTCGTCTGGGCGCTCGCGAGCCTCCTCGATCCCAGCTACCGCATCACCCTCGACGGCTGGACGGACGAGGCGCGCCCCCCCGGCGAGTCGGTGCTGCGCGCGCTCCGGAAGGTTCCGTTCGACGCGGCGGGGTTCCTGAAGACGCACGGGCTCACACGGTTCATCCGCGCCTTCTCCGGCGAGGAGATCCCCCGGGAGTTCCTCGCCGCGCCCACCTGCACGATCTGCGGGCTCAACGCCGGCTACACGGGCGAAGGGTCCAAGACGGTGCTTCCGGCCGGCGCCTCCGCGAAGCTGGACTTCCGCCTCGTCCCCGGGATGACCCCGGAGAAGCTGCTGCGCGCCCTGCGGCGGCACCTCGACCGGCGCGGCTTCGGCGACATCGAGATCCTCCGGCTCGGCGGCTTCTTGCCCGCCGCGACGGACTGCGGCGACCCGGTCGTCACGGCGGGGCGCGACGCCTGCCGCGAGGCCTCCGGCCGCGAGCCGATCCTGTACCCGGTGGCGCCGTGGAGCGGGCCGGTCCACGACGTTTGCGCGGCGCTCCGCATCCCGGCGGTCTCGTTCGGCGTCGGGAACGCGGATTCGTGCGATCACGCCCCGAACGAGAACATCCTGATCGACGACTATTTCGAGGGGATACGCTGCATGGAGTCGTTCATGCGGCGCTACGCGGAGACCGGCGCGCGCCGGGGGGCCGCGGTGATCGGCCGCCGGCGGCGGGTCAGTTGTCCTGGACGTTCCGCGGCGGGCGGGCGATCAGCTCGCGGATGA
- the holA gene encoding DNA polymerase III subunit delta, producing MGFPARKKLSGGWARRGGESPLEVARRALALPREGPPPVCLLHGEEGYLVEETARRLAEKLVPKAQREFGIEILSGPGVTAAQLSGALGSTPLFGAGPRAVWARGCGLLRARDRSEAVLRLVPDKGQGITLLITEEEVDARLALYKEIARRGAVFRFDRLSDTDDAHLRSLHALVSERLKAGGHGMERDALLYLVQLVGTDLRAIFAEIEKLQLHAAPGAKIGKGDIDLLVCPSRESTAFQLADAVTEGDPKRARLLLQQVLRGGVHPLAVLATLTQRVRFLLQLKALLDEGGVRAASTYPAFKAAFDRLPDAYREAYKAAGKRYRAYSIFGQHPYVVFKMAGAARRGPASRLRLHLDALVKADAELKREGRRAPRVLEDLVAVLCGGGAVRT from the coding sequence ATGGGATTTCCCGCAAGGAAGAAACTGTCCGGCGGATGGGCGAGGCGGGGCGGCGAATCCCCCCTCGAGGTCGCGCGGCGCGCGCTCGCCCTGCCGCGCGAGGGGCCTCCCCCCGTCTGCCTGCTCCACGGCGAGGAGGGGTACCTCGTCGAGGAGACGGCGCGCCGGCTCGCCGAGAAGCTCGTCCCCAAGGCGCAGCGCGAGTTCGGCATCGAGATCTTGAGCGGGCCCGGGGTCACCGCCGCCCAGCTCTCCGGCGCGCTCGGCTCGACGCCGCTCTTCGGCGCGGGGCCGCGTGCGGTCTGGGCCCGGGGGTGCGGGCTGCTCCGGGCGCGGGATCGCAGCGAGGCGGTCCTGCGCCTGGTGCCCGACAAAGGGCAGGGGATCACCCTCCTGATCACCGAGGAGGAGGTGGACGCGCGCCTCGCCTTGTACAAGGAGATCGCCCGGCGCGGCGCGGTGTTCAGGTTCGACCGGCTCTCCGACACCGACGACGCCCACCTGCGGAGTCTCCACGCCCTCGTCTCCGAGCGGCTGAAGGCCGGCGGGCACGGGATGGAACGCGACGCGCTCCTCTACCTCGTGCAGCTGGTCGGGACCGATCTCCGCGCCATCTTCGCGGAGATCGAAAAGCTCCAGCTCCACGCCGCGCCGGGAGCGAAGATCGGGAAGGGCGATATCGACCTGTTGGTCTGCCCCTCGCGCGAGTCGACGGCGTTCCAGCTCGCCGACGCGGTGACCGAGGGGGATCCGAAGCGCGCGCGCCTGCTGCTGCAGCAGGTGCTGCGGGGCGGCGTGCACCCTCTGGCGGTGCTGGCGACGCTCACCCAGCGCGTGCGCTTCCTCCTCCAACTGAAGGCGCTGCTGGACGAGGGGGGGGTGCGCGCCGCGTCGACCTACCCGGCGTTCAAGGCCGCGTTCGATCGGCTGCCGGATGCGTACCGCGAGGCGTACAAGGCCGCGGGGAAGAGGTATCGCGCCTACAGCATCTTCGGCCAGCACCCGTACGTCGTATTCAAGATGGCCGGGGCGGCGCGCAGGGGCCCGGCGTCGCGGCTGCGACTGCACCTCGACGCGCTCGTGAAGGCGGATGCCGAGCTCAAGCGGGAGGGGCGGCGGGCGCCGAGGGTGCTCGAGGACCTGGTGGCGGTGCTCTGCGGCGGGGGGGCGGTCAGGACCTGA
- the dnaA gene encoding chromosomal replication initiator protein DnaA: MHRALWTDLLQLLEGNLGREAMSLWIAPLRPLPAPPGTLLLEVPNGLHERIVRDRYLSVIVRCARALTGATMEVGFVRSRGGLEPAPAPPAPQGARGRTPVSVLNPAYTFQEFVVGSCNRAAHRAALSAADKPGAAHNPLFISGGVGLGKTHLLQAIGARVSSRPECTFAYAPSDLLMDELTEAVRNRSIARVRKRLSSFTLLLVDDVHSLAGKNQVQEEFFALFMAVREKGGQVVLSSDRPPREIPRLHRRLLSRFESGSVIELKQPALATRLLILERKARRAGMLLPRSVLMLLASEIRTNVRRMEGALNRIAARASFGDGVPEREAVDALLRNDFFGGDAQCVTTRGIQQRVAAHFQVRLGTLLGPSRSRLVVFPRQVAMYLCRRLVNSPYADIGAAFAGRDHTTVMHACAAIEELLRRNADAREMVDGLVTSIRS, from the coding sequence ATGCATCGCGCGTTGTGGACTGATCTGCTGCAGCTCCTCGAGGGGAACCTCGGCCGGGAGGCGATGTCCCTCTGGATAGCGCCCCTGCGGCCGCTCCCGGCGCCGCCGGGAACGCTTCTGCTCGAGGTGCCCAACGGCCTCCACGAGCGCATCGTGCGCGACCGCTACCTCTCCGTGATCGTCCGCTGCGCCCGCGCCTTGACCGGCGCGACGATGGAGGTCGGCTTCGTCCGCTCCCGCGGCGGCCTCGAACCGGCCCCCGCGCCTCCCGCCCCGCAGGGCGCGCGCGGCCGCACGCCCGTTTCCGTCCTCAACCCGGCCTACACCTTCCAGGAGTTCGTGGTCGGCTCCTGCAACCGCGCCGCGCACCGCGCCGCGCTCTCCGCCGCCGACAAGCCGGGCGCCGCGCACAATCCGCTCTTCATCAGCGGCGGCGTGGGGCTCGGGAAGACCCACCTCCTCCAGGCCATCGGCGCGCGCGTCTCCTCGCGCCCCGAATGCACCTTCGCCTACGCGCCGAGCGACCTGTTGATGGACGAGCTGACGGAGGCGGTCCGGAACCGTTCCATCGCGCGCGTGCGGAAGCGCCTCTCCTCGTTCACCCTGCTGCTCGTCGACGACGTCCACTCGCTCGCCGGCAAGAACCAGGTGCAGGAGGAGTTCTTCGCGCTCTTCATGGCGGTGCGGGAGAAGGGGGGCCAGGTGGTGCTCTCGAGCGACCGGCCGCCGCGGGAGATCCCGCGGCTCCACCGCCGTCTCCTCTCCCGGTTCGAATCCGGTTCGGTGATCGAGCTGAAGCAGCCGGCCCTCGCGACCCGTCTCCTGATACTCGAACGCAAGGCGCGGCGCGCGGGGATGCTGCTGCCGCGGAGCGTGCTGATGCTGTTGGCGAGCGAGATCAGGACCAACGTCAGGCGGATGGAGGGGGCGCTCAACAGGATCGCCGCGCGGGCATCGTTCGGGGACGGCGTCCCGGAACGCGAGGCGGTGGACGCGTTGCTCAGGAACGATTTCTTCGGCGGGGACGCGCAGTGCGTCACGACGCGGGGGATCCAGCAGCGGGTCGCGGCCCACTTTCAGGTCCGGTTGGGCACGCTGCTCGGGCCCTCCAGGAGCCGGCTGGTCGTCTTCCCGCGCCAGGTCGCCATGTACCTCTGCCGGCGCCTCGTCAACTCCCCCTACGCCGACATCGGCGCCGCCTTCGCGGGACGCGACCACACCACCGTGATGCACGCCTGCGCCGCGATCGAGGAGCTCCTCCGGCGGAACGCGGACGCCCGGGAGATGGTCGACGGTCTCGTCACCTCGATCAGGTCCTGA
- a CDS encoding TIGR02757 family protein has translation MAAAPVKSPAPPGAGIGEALEALYRRHNVRPAIASDPVRFVHGLDLPDREIAALVASSLAYGRVEGILRSVARALELIPSPAAFLRQSSRASIRRALRGFRHRFTGAHDLAAMLCGAKAAVLRHGSLERCFAARLKPGDETVVSALGAFVEEIAPRKRSGGFSLLPPPARGSACKRLNLFLRWMVRRDEVDPGGWILVPASKLVVPLDTHLHRICRALGFTGRRGADLRAALEATAAFRRLVPDDPVRYDFTLAHLGMRGDAARVVAAMVRGRGEGDG, from the coding sequence ATGGCCGCGGCGCCCGTGAAATCGCCGGCGCCTCCGGGCGCCGGCATCGGGGAGGCGCTGGAGGCGCTCTATCGGCGCCACAACGTGCGCCCCGCGATCGCCTCGGACCCGGTGCGGTTCGTGCACGGGCTCGACCTCCCCGACCGGGAGATCGCCGCGCTCGTCGCCTCGTCGCTCGCGTACGGGCGCGTGGAGGGGATCCTGCGCAGCGTGGCGCGCGCCCTGGAACTGATCCCCTCGCCCGCCGCGTTCCTGCGGCAGTCGTCGCGCGCCTCCATCCGCAGGGCGCTGCGGGGGTTCCGGCACCGGTTCACCGGCGCACACGACCTCGCCGCGATGCTTTGCGGCGCCAAGGCCGCCGTCCTGCGGCACGGTTCGCTGGAGCGCTGTTTCGCCGCCCGGCTGAAACCCGGAGACGAGACGGTCGTGTCGGCGCTCGGGGCGTTCGTGGAGGAGATCGCCCCGCGGAAACGGAGCGGGGGGTTCAGTCTCCTGCCCCCGCCCGCCCGCGGAAGCGCCTGCAAGCGGCTCAACCTGTTTCTCCGGTGGATGGTGCGGCGCGACGAGGTGGATCCCGGCGGGTGGATCCTCGTGCCGGCGTCGAAACTCGTCGTCCCGCTCGACACGCATCTGCACCGGATATGCCGGGCGCTGGGGTTCACGGGCCGGAGGGGGGCGGACCTTCGAGCGGCCCTCGAGGCGACGGCGGCCTTCAGGAGGCTTGTCCCGGACGACCCGGTTCGATACGATTTCACACTAGCGCACCTCGGGATGCGCGGGGATGCGGCGCGCGTCGTCGCCGCGATGGTCCGCGGGCGCGGGGAGGGGGACGGATGA